In Acipenser ruthenus chromosome 6, fAciRut3.2 maternal haplotype, whole genome shotgun sequence, the following proteins share a genomic window:
- the gdf3 gene encoding protein DVR-1 → MNMSCFHPTVVFLTLTLFCASHGGDVDDLKKQEKFFLNSLGLSSRPQPSGPVPVPSVLWKIFNKKTTAKGSNSGTENDPCRVSEFNVRGNIVRFIQDQGNAIPGTSRQCPMCTERHLYFNISVLEEVEQLTLAQLEVTFNRNSYHRTRNARTFSLSLYKVLKTALKGVSPESSRKLLLSQSFESVHKSINFNLTDIAATWRDHRRNFGMVLVIHPDLTSDQDDPVKVISSENELGHPPHFGAQALLYTSLVAVSLNPLQCRSRRKRSAYYLPVTPSNVCKPRRLYIDFKDVGWQDWIIAPQGYMANYCQGECPFPLSESLNGTNHAILQTLVHSFDPKGTPQPCCVPIKLSPISMLYYDNNDNVVLRHYEDMVVDECGCR, encoded by the exons ATGAATATGTCGTGTTTCCACCCTACAGTTGTGTTCCTAACGCTGACGTTGTTTTGTGCTTCTCATGGTGGCGATGTGgacgatttaaaaaaacaagaaaagttttttttaaattccttggGGCTTTCGAGTCGACCACAACCTTCAGGTCCAGTTCCCGTGCCTTCAGTCCTGTGgaagatatttaataaaaagacaACCGCCAAGGGATCCAATTCTGGTACTGAAAACGATCCTTGTAGAGTGTCAGAATTCAACGTTCGTGGGAATATTGTTCGGTTTATTCAAGATCAAG GGAACGCAATTCCTGGTACAAGTCGCCAGTGTCCAATGTGTACGGAGAGGCATCTCtattttaatatttctgtttTGGAGGAAGTTGAACAGCTGACTCTTGCTCAGCTGGAAGTAACATTCAATCGAAATTCTTACCACCGAACCAGGAACGCCAGGACCTTCAGCTTGTCCCTTTATAAAGTTTTAAAGACGGCGTTAAAAGGGGTGTCTCCCGAAAGCAGTCGCAAACTGCTACTGTCGCAATCCTTTGAGTCAGTTCACAAATCCATCAACTTCAACCTTACAGACATTGCTGCGACTTGGAGAGATCATAGAAGGAACTTTGGGATGGTTCTCGTGATACATCCCGATCTGACTAGCGACCAAGATGACCCAGTTAAAGTAATTTCTTCTGAAAACGAATTGGGTCATCCTCCTCACTTTGGAGCTCAAGCTCTACTTTACACATCATTGGTGGCCGTTTCTTTGAACCCACTTCAGTGCAGGTCTCGAAGAAAAAGGAGCGCGTATTACCTCCCAGTTACACCAAGCAATGTGTGCAAACCAAGGCGACTCTACATTGACTTTAAAGATGTTGGCTGGCAAGATTGGATCATTGCTCCCCAGGGATACATGGCAAATTACTGTCAAGGAGAATGCCCCTTTCCATTAAGTGAAAGCCTCAATGGCACAAACCATGCCATTTTACAAACATTGGTCCACTCTTTTGACCCAAAGGGTACCCCTCAGCCTTGCTGTGTTCCTATCAAATTATCTCCAATCTCCATGCTGTATTATGACAACAATGACAATGTTGTCTTGAGGCATTATGAGGATATGGTTGTTGACGAATGTGGCTGCAGATAA